In Amaranthus tricolor cultivar Red isolate AtriRed21 chromosome 5, ASM2621246v1, whole genome shotgun sequence, a genomic segment contains:
- the LOC130814262 gene encoding (S)-8-oxocitronellyl enol synthase CYC2 produces the protein MALKKTKQDQKGASTKRVAVIFGVTGLVGRELARKLTTKYSWKVYGIARREDKLFLKKTSNYHFISCDLLCKLDAQKKLSSLEDVTHIFWVTWASQYQLDTAECCDQNREMMSNALDAILPKAESLKHFSLQTGMKHYVPYNLRNIDIEFYDEDCPRASIGYNFYYVLEDLLKERLSAKKVDWSVQRPGLITGCSNRTLYNFMGCIAVYGSICKHLNLPFLFGGSKECWEETWIDVSDARLVAEQHIWASSDDQVTSINGQAFNTINGACFTWKEIWPVIGKKLGLEVPEDIFSSEFLYSKAMADKAGVWREIVEKKGLLETEMDELANWMFLDQLFRCPFKLLGTREKADRLGFRMRYTEASESISYWIDSMRDAKLIP, from the coding sequence ATGGCACTGAAAAAAACCAAGCAAGATCAGAAAGGAGCCTCTACAAAGCGAGTAGCCGTGATTTTTGGTGTCACGGGACTCGTAGGAAGAGAGCTAGCTCGAAAGCTGACCACGAAATATTCATGGAAAGTTTACGGCATTGCACGAAGAGAAGACAAACTCTTCCTCAAAAAAACCAGTAATTACCATTTCATTTCCTGTGATCTTTTGTGCAAGTTAGATGCACAAAAGAAGCTATCTTCATTAGAAGACGTGACCCATATCTTTTGGGTCACATGGGCTTCTCAGTATCAGCTTGATACAGCAGAATGCTGTGACCAGAACAGAGAAATGATGTCAAATGCATTGGACGCAATCCTTCCGAAAGCGGAGTCTTTAAAGCATTTTTCTCTTCAAACAGGAATGAAACATTATGTTCCATACAACTTGAGAAATATCGATATCGAGTTCTATGATGAAGATTGTCCTAGAGCTTCTATAGGGTATAATTTCTATTATGTCCTAGAAGATTTGCTTAAGGAGAGATTAAGTGCTAAGAAGGTAGATTGGTCAGTTCAAAGACCGGGTTTAATAACAGGGTGTTCAAACAGAACTTTGtacaattttatgggttgtATTGCTGTTTATGGCAGTATTTGTAAACATTTGAATCTACCATTTCTGTTTGGTGGGTCAAAAGAGTGTTGGGAAGAGACTTGGATTGATGTCTCGGATGCTCGGTTAGTAGCCGAGCAACACATTTGGGCTTCTAGTGATGATCAAGTAACATCTATCAATGGCCAAGCCTTTAACACCATAAACGGGGCTTGTTTCACATGGAAAGAAATATGGCCGGTTATTGGGAAAAAGTTGGGGTTAGAAGTTCCTGAAGACATTTTTTCCTCCGAGTTCCTGTATTCAAAGGCCATGGCTGATAAGGCAGGAGTTTGGCGCGAGATTGTGGAGAAGAAAGGGCTGTTAGAGACGGAGATGGATGAACTGGCAAACTGGATGTTTTTGGATCAGCTGTTTCGGTGTCCCTTCAAGTTGTTAGGAACACGAGAAAAAGCTGATCGTTTGGGTTTCAGAATGAGGTACACAGAAGCATCAGAATCGATCTCCTATTGGATTGATTCCATGAGAGATGCGAAACTTATACCTTAA